A window of Anolis sagrei isolate rAnoSag1 chromosome 13, rAnoSag1.mat, whole genome shotgun sequence contains these coding sequences:
- the CDA gene encoding cytidine deaminase, whose translation MACGGPRPERAGSGPVELLLAKSREAKAFAYCPYSKYPVGAALLTSDGKIYTGCNVENACYPLGVCAERTAIQKAVSEGHTQFRAIAISCKSQDSYAVPCGACRQVLREFGKDWDIYLTKAGDDETYIHKTLEELLPLSFGPENLQKLGGN comes from the exons ATGGCCTGCGGCGGGCCCCGTCCAGAGCGGGCCGGATCTGGCCCTGTTGAGCTGCTTCTGGCCAAGTCGCGGGAAGCCAAAGCCTTTGCCTATTGCCCTTACAGCAAGTACCCCGTCGGGGCGGCCCTCCTGACTTCCGACGGAAAGATCTACAccg GATGCAACGTCGAAAATGCCTGCTATCCGCTGGGGGTGTGCGCCGAACGCACGGCGATCCAGAAGGCGGTCTCTGAAGGGCACACCCAGTTCCGCGCCATTGCCATTAGCTG CAAGAGCCAGGACTCCTACGCCGTGCCCTGCGGAGCGTGCCGGCAAGTGCTCAGAGAG tTTGGCAAAGACTGGGACATCTACCTGACCAAGGCAGGGGACGACGAGACCTACATCCACAAGACCTTGGAAGAACTCTTGCCCCTTTCTTTTGGACcggaaaacctccaaaaactggggggaaattga